A genomic stretch from Musa acuminata AAA Group cultivar baxijiao unplaced genomic scaffold, Cavendish_Baxijiao_AAA HiC_scaffold_1138, whole genome shotgun sequence includes:
- the LOC135671200 gene encoding uncharacterized protein LOC135671200 isoform X2: MCAHLRKKQLFLNDTLLHTYVWSSAPHFAARRCHRDRARAKIRKTTFLKAKRLEELATEIKKQKEGSKEMQITDEDTKGKMVLDSIVEIRAEGSSVLPRGDMESGVSSQENLDVLLAASLAAEEEMEINKNVLTSEGGLDEAEDDNEEMIFPMDNIHIDPVVLASINAIGSSCSDEGEHHG, from the exons ATGTGTGCACACCTGAGAAAGAAACAACTTTTCCTAAATGATACTCTATTGCACACTTATGTTTGGTCTTCTGCTCCCCATTTCGCCGCCCGCCGCTGCCACCGCGATCGCGCCCGTGCCAAGATCCGCAAGACCAcgttt CTCAAGGCGAAGAGGCTCGAAGAATTGGCAACCGAGATCAAGAAGCAGAAGGAAGGATCGAAGGAGATGCAGATTACGGACGAGGACACAAAGGGGAAAATGGTGTTGGATTCGATTGTTGAAATTAGGGCTGAAGGAAGCAGCGTTCTACCTCGTGGTGATATGGAATCAGGGGTTTCTTCCCAGGAAAACCTAGATGTGCT ATTGGCCGCATCCCTTGCTGCGGAGGAAGAGATGGAGATCAATAAGAATGTGCTTACATCCGAGGGTGGTCTGGATGAAGCGGAGGACGACAATGAAGAAATGATTTTT CCAATGGATAACATCCATATAGATCCAGTAGTTCTTGCCTCCATCAATGCAATTGGATCTTCTTGTTCAG ATGAGGGAGAGCATCATGGCTGA
- the LOC135671200 gene encoding uncharacterized protein LOC135671200 isoform X4: MCAHLRKKQLFLNDTLLHTYVWSSAPHFAARRCHRDRARAKIRKTTFLKAKRLEELATEIKKQKEGSKEMQITDEDTKGKMVLDSIVEIRAEGSSVLPRGDMESGVSSQENLDVLLAASLAAEEEMEINKNVLTSEGGLDEAEDDNEEMIFVQNAIEKANMVSV; the protein is encoded by the exons ATGTGTGCACACCTGAGAAAGAAACAACTTTTCCTAAATGATACTCTATTGCACACTTATGTTTGGTCTTCTGCTCCCCATTTCGCCGCCCGCCGCTGCCACCGCGATCGCGCCCGTGCCAAGATCCGCAAGACCAcgttt CTCAAGGCGAAGAGGCTCGAAGAATTGGCAACCGAGATCAAGAAGCAGAAGGAAGGATCGAAGGAGATGCAGATTACGGACGAGGACACAAAGGGGAAAATGGTGTTGGATTCGATTGTTGAAATTAGGGCTGAAGGAAGCAGCGTTCTACCTCGTGGTGATATGGAATCAGGGGTTTCTTCCCAGGAAAACCTAGATGTGCT ATTGGCCGCATCCCTTGCTGCGGAGGAAGAGATGGAGATCAATAAGAATGTGCTTACATCCGAGGGTGGTCTGGATGAAGCGGAGGACGACAATGAAGAAATGATTTTT GTTCAAAATGCGATCGAAAAGGCTAACATGGTTTCTGTTTGA
- the LOC135671200 gene encoding DNA repair protein UVH3-like isoform X1: protein MCAHLRKKQLFLNDTLLHTYVWSSAPHFAARRCHRDRARAKIRKTTFLKAKRLEELATEIKKQKEGSKEMQITDEDTKGKMVLDSIVEIRAEGSSVLPRGDMESGVSSQENLDVLLAASLAAEEEMEINKNVLTSEGGLDEAEDDNEEMIFPMDNIHIDPAVLASLPPLQLDLLVQMRESIIAENRQKYQKIKKHG, encoded by the exons ATGTGTGCACACCTGAGAAAGAAACAACTTTTCCTAAATGATACTCTATTGCACACTTATGTTTGGTCTTCTGCTCCCCATTTCGCCGCCCGCCGCTGCCACCGCGATCGCGCCCGTGCCAAGATCCGCAAGACCAcgttt CTCAAGGCGAAGAGGCTCGAAGAATTGGCAACCGAGATCAAGAAGCAGAAGGAAGGATCGAAGGAGATGCAGATTACGGACGAGGACACAAAGGGGAAAATGGTGTTGGATTCGATTGTTGAAATTAGGGCTGAAGGAAGCAGCGTTCTACCTCGTGGTGATATGGAATCAGGGGTTTCTTCCCAGGAAAACCTAGATGTGCT ATTGGCCGCATCCCTTGCTGCGGAGGAAGAGATGGAGATCAATAAGAATGTGCTTACATCCGAGGGTGGTCTGGATGAAGCGGAGGACGACAATGAAGAAATGATTTTT CCAATGGATAACATCCATATAGATCCAGCAGTTCTAGCCTCCTTGCCTCCATTGCAATTGGATCTTCTTGTTCAG ATGAGGGAGAGCATCATAGCTGAGAACAGGCAGAAATATCAGAAAATTAAAAAG cATGGTTAA
- the LOC135671200 gene encoding uncharacterized protein LOC135671200 isoform X3: MCAHLRKKQLFLNDTLLHTYVWSSAPHFAARRCHRDRARAKIRKTTFLKAKRLEELATEIKKQKEGSKEMQITDEDTKGKMVLDSIVEIRAEGSSVLPRGDMESGVSSQENLDVLLAASLAAEEEMEINKNVLTSEGGLDEAEDDNEEMIFPMDNIHIDPVVLASINAIGSSCSDEGEHHS; encoded by the exons ATGTGTGCACACCTGAGAAAGAAACAACTTTTCCTAAATGATACTCTATTGCACACTTATGTTTGGTCTTCTGCTCCCCATTTCGCCGCCCGCCGCTGCCACCGCGATCGCGCCCGTGCCAAGATCCGCAAGACCAcgttt CTCAAGGCGAAGAGGCTCGAAGAATTGGCAACCGAGATCAAGAAGCAGAAGGAAGGATCGAAGGAGATGCAGATTACGGACGAGGACACAAAGGGGAAAATGGTGTTGGATTCGATTGTTGAAATTAGGGCTGAAGGAAGCAGCGTTCTACCTCGTGGTGATATGGAATCAGGGGTTTCTTCCCAGGAAAACCTAGATGTGCT ATTGGCCGCATCCCTTGCTGCGGAGGAAGAGATGGAGATCAATAAGAATGTGCTTACATCCGAGGGTGGTCTGGATGAAGCGGAGGACGACAATGAAGAAATGATTTTT CCAATGGATAACATCCATATAGATCCAGTAGTTCTTGCCTCCATCAATGCAATTGGATCTTCTTGTTCAG ATGAGGGAGAGCATCATAGCTGA